From a region of the Leptidea sinapis chromosome 6, ilLepSina1.1, whole genome shotgun sequence genome:
- the LOC126964919 gene encoding uncharacterized protein LOC126964919, giving the protein MNDNYNPIEINSSSFHKLNSSNCIELMDIQDKNSNTCMKKVLLNTNTAVGRKFDGRIEKRCAASKDMLNATGSIKSDINNTVREKLAEDDTLKGQFLDILKKENVDNTVENIDMINFESSLSNKQNNDVGEIFIDGKTFEFFLNQNKINVVNNTEKESLLLKFDPLFAKRVSSIDKHEDFNNVKKSQRTPSTNEPFSSDTVDTNGTNTCKPTMIVNPAINYLVSTTPIRENRQLITFTPPPVTTVDHYLLNDNPNISLMDLDIAIHEKMHEQIYTNNIRTLTQYKEMLADKEIELNMLRKDTQDLAYKLTVIKSQVMVNKHECNDKLDNINNLNKKIREETIITKKMATSLEAREEAVKCLVSELEGDRKRRAEERIKLIYERDEFTAHLSSMKHSFNDFLCKYEKSKQTILALKANEDSYMKSIEEFDESVLKMQSNFNLLKQQTTSQLNDANQELEKINKLHEPEVLKLKAMIKMEELRINSLEVMLAQKTQEGEKLTAICEELICRASVNKG; this is encoded by the coding sequence ATGAATGATAATTATAATCCCATTGAGATAAATTCCTCATCATTTCATAAGTTAAATTCCTCAAATTGCATTGAGTTGATGGATATACAAGATAAAAACTCAAATACATGTATGAAAAAGGTACTCCTAAACACGAATACTGCAGTAGGAAGAAAATTTGATGGCAGAATTGAAAAACGATGTGCTGCAAGTAAAGATATGCTGAATGCAACTGGTTCTATTAAATCTGATATAAATAACACAGTGAGAGAAAAGCTTGCTGAAGATGACACACTTAAAGGAcaatttttggatattttaaagaaagaaaATGTTGATAACACTGTAGAAAATATAGACATGATAAATTTCGAATCGTCATtatcaaataaacaaaacaatgatGTCGGTGAAATATTTATAGATGGAAAAACTTTTGAATTCttcttaaatcaaaataaaattaatgttgttAATAATACTGAAAAGGAAAGTCTGCTATTAAAATTTGATCCACTATTTGCAAAAAGAGTTTCTTCAATTGATAAGCATGAAGATTTCAATAATGTCAAAAAATCACAAAGGACACCTTCGACAAATGAACCATTCAGTAGTGATACTGTAGATACAAATGGAACTAATACTTGTAAGCCGACTATGATTGTGAATCCAGCTATTAATTATCTAGTATCAACAACACCAATAAGAGAGAATAGACAGTTAATAACATTTACTCCACCCCCAGTAACTACTGTTGACCACTATTTACTTAATGATAATCCCAACATAAGTCTAATGGATCTAGACATCGCAATACACGAAAAGATGCATGAACaaatttatactaataatattagaaCACTTACACAATATAAGGAGATGTTAGCTGATAAGGAAATAGAGTTAAATATGCTACGAAAAGATACGCAAGACCTAGCATATAAATTGACTGTAATAAAATCTCAAGTAATGGTTAACAAACATGAATGTAATGATAAATtagataatattaacaatttaaataaaaagattagGGAAGAGactataataactaaaaaaatggcCACAAGTTTAGAAGCACGCGAGGAAGCGGTTAAATGTTTAGTATCAGAGTTGGAGGGTGACAGGAAACGTAGAGCTGAAgagagaataaaattaatttatgaacGCGATGAGTTTACTGCTCATCTCTCTAGTATGAAACATTCATTTAAtgattttctttgtaaatatgAGAAAAGCAAACAAACTATTTTAGCATTGAAAGCAAATGAGGACAGTTATATGAAATCTATTGAGGAATTTGATGAGTCTGTTTTGAAAATGCagagtaattttaatttattgaaacaaCAGACTACGTCCCAACTTAATGATGCCAATCAAGAACTTGAGAAGATCAACAAATTGCATGAACCAGAAGTATTGAAATTGAAGGCAATGATTAAGATGGAGGAACTTCGTATTAATTCATTGGAAGTTATGCTGGCTCAGAAAACACAGGAAGGTGAAAAGTTGACTGCTATTTGTGAAGAGCTTATTTGTCGTGCTAGTGTCAATAAAGGCTGA